The uncultured Eubacteriales bacterium region AGGCGTTGAGGTCCATGCCGGCACGCCTGCCCGCCAAATGCTCATAGTATCCCTGGCAGCCCACCATGGCGGCGTTATCCCCGCAGAGGGCCAGAGCGGGCAGAAAAAGCCTGTCCCCCGCAGCGGTACAGGCGCGCTCCAAATCAGCCCGGAGGCGAGAGTTGGCGGCCACACCCCCGGCCACGGCCACCTTGCCGTATCCCTTAAGCCTGGCGGCTTCCATGATGCGGGACACCAGGGTCTCCGACACGGCGCGCCCAAAGGAGGCAGCCAAGCCCGACAGGTCCAGTGCCTCCCCCTTCTGCGCGGCGTTGTGGACCAGATTAACCACGGCCGTCTTGAGGCCGGAGAAAGACATATCCAAAGGAGCATCATGTACCTGGGCTCGGGGCAAATCGTAGCGGGTATCGTCTCCCCCCTGAGCCAGGGCGTCCATGGGGGCTCCTCCGGGGTAGCCGATTCCCAACACCCGGGCCGCCTTATCAAAGCACTCCCCCGCCGCATCGTCCCGCGTAGCGCCCAGGACGGCCATGTCGGTATAGCTGCGCACATCCACAATGGCGGTGGTGCCGCCCGAGACGCAGAGGCACACGAAGGGGGGCTCCAGGTCGGGGTGAGTGATATAGTTGGCGGCGATATGACCCCGGACATGGTGGACGGGCACCAGAGGCACGCCCAGGCCGAAGGCCACGCTCTTGGCAAAGTTGACCCCTACCAGCACCGCACCGATAAGGCCGGGGGCATAGGTGACGGCCACGGCATCGATGTCGGCCCGCGTCACCCCCGCGTCGTCAAGCGCCCTGTCCGCAAGGCCCGTAATGGCTTCCACATGCTTGCGGGACGCGATTTCAGGTACCACACCGCCATAGATGGCGTGCATATCGGCTTGGGAGGCAATTGCGTCGGACAGCACCGTCCGCCCGTCCCGGACGACGGCCACAGCGGTCTCATCACAGGAGGATTCAATGGCAAGAATGTTCAATGTAATCAGCTCTTTTCTGGGGGAATGGATGGCATGCCAAGAATGCCGCTACCAGGGCGGTACGTGCGGACCGCTGAGGGCAGCAATTGGCAACCTCAGCGCCCACCCTATGGTGCGCCATAGGGAATCTCTATGAAATGGCCAGGGCGGGGATGTCCGCCCCCGGAGTAGAGGCGGCGGTGAGCGGCCACAGCAGAGGCGGTGTCCGCCTCCCCGGAGGAAAACATATCGTACACCACCCCGAATAGCTTGGCCTGGTAACTCAGTTTACGAAACCCCGACCGCAGATAAAATTTCTGCCGCCGGAGCCGCTGGGCGTTCTCTCCCCCGCCCGCGTCCATACCGGGAGCCTCGGCCTCCACCAGGATACCCCGGTAGTCCCTGTAGTGCTCTTCCAGCAGCCTGAGCACGGCGGAGCCCGTCCCCTTTCCCCGCCCGCCCTCGACGACGGCAAGGTAATCGAGCAGCACGCAATCCCTCACCTCGTCATGCCAGAGGAGGGCGTAGGCCAGCAGTTCCTCGCCATTATAGACGCCCAGGGGGTCATACTTCCCCTCCCCCACCAGCCGCTCCATGACGAAGAGAGGCTTTCGCTCGCTGGGCGGGAAGTCCCGTTTTACATGGCTTTTGTAGACCGCGCGGAGACCCACCCGATCCAGGGTTCGCAGTATCATTGCTGCTCCTTGTGAAACTCCAGCGTCATTAGGATGGCATCCTCGTTCAGCTCGGCGTAGTAATTTTTCCGGCGGCCCACCTGCTCAAAGCCGTGTTTCATGTAGAGCTGGATGGCGCCGTCGTTGGAGGCCCGGACCTCCAGGGTGATGAAAGCCAGATTAGCCCGCCCAAAGCGGACAAAGGTGTCGACCAGCGCATCGGCCACCCCCATGCGGCGGTACTGGGCCTTGACTGCCACCTTCTCGATGCAGCCCTCGTCCAGCACCACTTTGAGTCCCGCGTAGCCCAGTACTGTCCCGTCCTCGGCCACAGCTACGATGTAGGAGGCATTGTCCTGGTACAGCTCCTCAGCCAGCATATCCTCCGACCAGGGCCTTTCAAAGCACTCCCGATCCAGGGCCGCCACGTCGGGCACGTTAGAGCGGTCCATGGGCACTAATTTATAATTCATTTGGTTTGCTCCTCGCTGGGCGCACCGCCCCGGCGCGCCGTTTTCTATCTTTTAATCCTTAGCGGCCGCCCAGCTCTTTCCCGCTGCGGACGCAGCCAGCAGGGGCACGGACAGCGTGGCGACGCTCTCCATCTCTTCGGTGAGGAGGGCTTTCACCAACTCCACCTCCT contains the following coding sequences:
- the rimI gene encoding Ribosomal-protein-alanine acetyltransferase — translated: MNYKLVPMDRSNVPDVAALDRECFERPWSEDMLAEELYQDNASYIVAVAEDGTVLGYAGLKVVLDEGCIEKVAVKAQYRRMGVADALVDTFVRFGRANLAFITLEVRASNDGAIQLYMKHGFEQVGRRKNYYAELNEDAILMTLEFHKEQQ
- the gcp gene encoding putative tRNA threonylcarbamoyladenosine biosynthesis protein Gcp (Evidence 3 : Function proposed based on presence of conserved amino acid motif, structural feature or limited homology) — encoded protein: MNILAIESSCDETAVAVVRDGRTVLSDAIASQADMHAIYGGVVPEIASRKHVEAITGLADRALDDAGVTRADIDAVAVTYAPGLIGAVLVGVNFAKSVAFGLGVPLVPVHHVRGHIAANYITHPDLEPPFVCLCVSGGTTAIVDVRSYTDMAVLGATRDDAAGECFDKAARVLGIGYPGGAPMDALAQGGDDTRYDLPRAQVHDAPLDMSFSGLKTAVVNLVHNAAQKGEALDLSGLAASFGRAVSETLVSRIMEAARLKGYGKVAVAGGVAANSRLRADLERACTAAGDRLFLPALALCGDNAAMVGCQGYYEHLAGRRAGMDLNAYATRDIGKG
- a CDS encoding Acetyltransferase, GNAT family; this encodes MILRTLDRVGLRAVYKSHVKRDFPPSERKPLFVMERLVGEGKYDPLGVYNGEELLAYALLWHDEVRDCVLLDYLAVVEGGRGKGTGSAVLRLLEEHYRDYRGILVEAEAPGMDAGGGENAQRLRRQKFYLRSGFRKLSYQAKLFGVVYDMFSSGEADTASAVAAHRRLYSGGGHPRPGHFIEIPYGAP